The Streptomyces durmitorensis genome contains the following window.
GCTCGGGTTTGCCGATGCCCTCGTTGCCGTTGCGTGCGATGTCCTGGAGGAGTGTATTGATCCGCTTGAGAACCCTGCGGTCCTGCGTCTGCCACCAGACGTAGTCCTGCCAGGGGGATTCGTCCCAGACGAACTTCATTCGGCGAGCTCCCTGACTGTGCCGCCACCGCTCTCCAGGCGGTCGATGGATGCCAGTAGGCGACGGGCGTTCTCAGGGTTCCGCAGCAGGTAAGCCGTCTCCTTCAGGGACTCGTACTCCTCAAGCGCCACGATGACGACCGGCTCCCGGCCCGCGCGGGTCACTATGACTTCCTCGCGGTCGTCTGTGACGGCGTTGAGCGTCTCGGCGTACTTCGCTCGCGACTCTGTGTAGGTCATGGTGCGCATCGCGGCCTCCTCGGTGTTGTACGACTTCCTGTACGTACAGGAAACTGTACGGTCTGGACCTTGGGTGGGCAAATGGGTCATGCGTGTGCCCCGTCCTGTGGGCTGCGGGTGGCGGCGCGCGCAGCCGCCGCGTGGGAGTGGACCGCTGTGGGCGGCAGGGGTGCCGCCGCGCGAGGTGGTCCGGGTTCGCCCCGGCAGGGGCCGCAGGTGCCGCCTGGCAGGGCCTCGGGGCGGCCGGGTGCTCCGCATCTCCCGCATTCCAGTACGCGCAGTACGGGGCGGGGGGCTGGCTCTGGCGGGAGCTTTGTCGTGAGGCGGCTGCGGATCAGGGCCGCCGGGCTGTGGACGGGGGTCGGGAGGCCTGCGGTCAGGGCGCGGAGGATGTCCGGCTCCGTGGCGCCCCGCGTGAACCATTCGGTGACCTGGGGCTCCAGGGCGACGCAGTCCGCGTACGAGAGGGAGAGCACGGGGGCCGTCCGGCCGAGAGCCGCCAGGAGGATGAACGCGCGGCTGCGGGTCGGGTGCCGGGGTCTGTCCGGCTCGGTTTCCGGTACGTCGCCGCGCGTGAAGGCCGTCCACCAGGCGTCGTCGCGCGCGGTTCTGGAAAACCACGTTCGAGTGATCCAGCGGGGGCTGTCGGAGCCGCGCAGGTGTTCCCTGCCGCGTCTCAAGTGCCCTGCATCCTGAAGTTTGTTGAGGGCGGTCCGGAGCGCGCACTGGCCGTATGGGAGGTGCTTGGCCAGGGTCTTTACGGAGATGTCCGCGCCGTCGGGGAGCCGGTCGAGGCAGGCTGCGATGGCTGCCTCTCGGGGCGGGAGGTGCGTGAAGTCGTCGTTCGTGCGGGGCCGTTGTTCGGGCGCCGAACGTTTTCCGTAACCCGGATTGGCCATCGGGTGCGGGGTCGCGTGCGCGGGGCGGAAGGCAGCACTAAGCTTGGCGTCAGCCATGGGTCGAAAACTCTGCTTTCGATCGTGATGGTTAAACCCCCGCAGGTGTTCCAGCACCGGGCGGGGGTTGTTTTTGTTCGTTAATCGGGCACGCTAGAGCGTCGTCACGCTGCGTGGCAAGTCGAAGCCCGAAAGTGATCGACTGTGCCAACTCCAAGGGAGGGAGGGCGGGTTGAGGCCCGCCTCCCGTTCCTTGAAAAGAGGGCTCGGCGCTGGTGGCTTGAGCCTCGGGGTCAGTTGTCCTTGAGGTTCGCGATGAACTCGGACCAACTGGCGGCCCGGAACACGAGCTTCGGGCCGGTGGGGTTCTTGGAGTCGCGGACGGGGACGATCTCGGGGTACCCGTCGGCTACTTCGAGGCAGTCGCCGCCGTCTCCGGCGCTGTACGTGGACTTGCGCCAGCGGGCCATCTCCAGGCAGTTGCCGCCGTCAGGGCCGCTGTAGCTGGACCTGTGCCAAACGATCCTGCTCGATCCGGGCTCAGGGGTGTTGTTCCTCATGTTCGTAATCGTGCGCCACCGACTCGACTACGGCCAGGGATTCTTGGGGTGAAAG
Protein-coding sequences here:
- a CDS encoding Txe/YoeB family addiction module toxin, with the translated sequence MKFVWDESPWQDYVWWQTQDRRVLKRINTLLQDIARNGNEGIGKPEPLKHGFQGYWSRRITDEHRLIYKIVEDEIRIASCRYHYER
- a CDS encoding type II toxin-antitoxin system Phd/YefM family antitoxin, with product MRTMTYTESRAKYAETLNAVTDDREEVIVTRAGREPVVIVALEEYESLKETAYLLRNPENARRLLASIDRLESGGGTVRELAE
- a CDS encoding DUF397 domain-containing protein, with product MRNNTPEPGSSRIVWHRSSYSGPDGGNCLEMARWRKSTYSAGDGGDCLEVADGYPEIVPVRDSKNPTGPKLVFRAASWSEFIANLKDN